The Oscillospiraceae bacterium genome contains the following window.
TGCCGAGGGCCGAGACATACAGCACGATGGGCTGGCCGACCGAGGTCGTGAGCAGGATCAGGATAATGCAGCCCAGCGCATAGCGGGGATCACCCAGCCAGTTGATGTTCTGGTCGAGGAGGCCCATCGACTTGCCCAGATAGTTAAAGATGCCGTAGTAGTTGTTGAACATCCACTTCCACACGACCGTGACGGCAACAGAGCCGGTGACAACGGGCAGGTAGAAGATGACGCGGAACAGCGAGGTTGCCCACGGGGGCATGTTGACGATGGCGGAGGCCACCCACAGCGAGAAGATGCAGGTGATAGGCACCGACACGATAACAATGATGAGGGTGTTGCGCAATGCGCCCAGAAACACCTTGTCGCCGAAAAGCTCCACATAGTTAGCCAGACCGACAAAGACATCGGCACGGTTCATTGTCGAGTCGAAGAAGCTGGTGAACACGCACATGAACATGGGGTAGATGACGAAGCCGACGAAGAAGATCAGGCTGGGCAGCAGGAACAGATAACCGGCGATGGTCTCCTGCCGGACAAGCGCACGGCTCATCTTGGGCTCGCTCTTTTTGGCAGCTGCAGAAAATGCCAAGAGGATCTCTCCTTTCCGTTTTTCATAAAAAGCGGCGTCCCACCGCTGCGTTTCATGTCAGAGGTCGGACGCCGTAGGATGGCTGCAGATCTTACGATTTACAGTTTGGTTCAGGATGCACTGGCGGCTGCGTTGGCAGTGGTGCAGAATTCGGTGACGGCGGTGGTGACATCTTCGTCAGCGCCGACCTGCTGCAGCATGTTCCACCAAGCGGTACGCGCCTCGGCCCAGCCGGGGGTGACCTGATAGTAGTCGCCCAGATAAGGCATCAGCTTCTGGTACTCGTTCATGATCTCGTCGTCGGCATACAGGTCAGACAGAGAGTTCTTGACGGAGAAGTAGCTGGAGGTCTTGACGGCCTTGGCAGTCTCCTCAGAGTTGGCCATGAAGTTGATGAAGGTCTTGGCGGCAGCGATCTTGTTTTCGTCGCCGTTGTTGAAGATGCCGAAGCCCCAGATGCCGCCCTGCAGCGCGGGCTTGCCGCTCTCGGAGGGGAAGCCCATGAACAGGATCTCATCGCCGCTGTTGGTGGTGCCGGCAGGGCCGTTATCCTCATTCTTCTGCTGGGCAATGTTCCAGCAGAAAGCCATCTGCAGGGTGCCGTTGCGGAAGAGGGTGATCTCCTCGCCGCCGTTGATGGAGGCGTCAAAGTTGATGCCGTCCTGTGCCTTCAGGGCCTCAAGGGCCTTGACATTCTCGGCAGAGTCGGCGGTGTACTTGCTGTGCGCATCGTCCGTGAAAGTGCCGCCGTAGAGGTTGTTGACGAGAGCACGGGTGCCCTGATCGCCGCCCTGACCGCTGCAGTAGATAGCGCCCACATCGGTCTTGCCGGAGTCGTAGACGGCCTGAACAGCCTTCAGGAAGTTCTCGGTGGTCCATGTGTGGTTCTCGGCATCGACATACTGCATCGCACCGGCAGCCTCAAACACGGTCTTGTTGATGGCCATGCAGTGGGCGGTCATGCAGAGGGGGAACTCGTAGTAAGCACCGGAGGAATCCTTGCAGGCGGCCTCCACGCTGGCGCTGATGTCAGCCTTCTGGTCATCGGTCCACAGGTCACTCAGATCGACCATCAGACCCTTGGCGCCCCAGTTGGCAACCAGACGCTCGGGACCTTCCATAACGAGGTCAGGGGCAGAACCGCCCTCGATGGCGGTGTTGACCTGATCGTCACCGTTGGTGTAGTCCAGATACTCAACAGTCACATGGATGTCGGGGTACTTGGCGTTGAAGTCCGCCAGCAGAGTGTCAACAGACTCGGAATCGCCCCACTTGCCGATGGGGTAGGTCCACAGGGTGATGTCAGCAGCCTGACCGGCCTCCGTGGTGGCGGCGGCCTCGCTGGAAGCGGCAGTAGAGGTGCTTTCAGCGGTAGAGGACGCTGCGCTGGAGGCAGCGCCGCCGCAGCCAACCAGCAGGCTGGCAGCCATACCGGCAGCCAAGATAGCGGATACTTGCTTCTTCATAGTGGTTCTCCTTCTTTTGCCTTTCGGCATTTGTAAGGGGTCACTGCGTCTGCGCCCCTTGTGATGACTCTATTTTAGAAAATCTTTTTCATTTTGTCCAGATGTGAAATCACCAAGAATCAGGCCGTTTTGTGTACAGGTTGCACAAATTTGGTTTCATTTTGTGCAAAACACGGCGTTTTGTGCAAGAAATATCCGCCCGCAGCGGTGAAAAGCTCCCTTTAGCCGCACCACCGCAACGGTTACAAAAAGAAAACAATTTCCAGACAAAGTCTGTTTTTGCCGTTTTTTTGCCATTGTGGGCCGCTGTGAAACGGATTTTTCCTTATAGAAAAAGTCCTGCACAGGCTGCGTGCTGTCCGCAGTCGGCAGGCAGTTTTTTCCCTTGAAAGGGCAATGTTGTACAAAAAGGCATACTTGGAAATGGCGCTTTTGCCTATTGCCAGCCCATTTTAGAATCGTTATAATAAGAGAAAAGAAATATCTTTTCATTTTTGCTGACAAAAGGAGCCTTTGCCATGACCTATGAAAATATCACTGCGCGTCAGGTTCTCTGCTTCGGTGATTCCAACACCTACGGCTACGACCCCGTGCGTGACGGCCGCTATGGCCCCGATGAGCGCTACCCGATGGTGCTGCAGTCCCTGCTGGGTCCCGGCTGGGCCGTTGCGGAGGAGGGCCTGCCCGGCCGCACCGCCGTGTTTGATGACCCCATCACCGAGGGGATGAACGGCCTGCGCCTGATCAACCCGATCCTGATGAGCCATGCACCGCTTGACACCGTGACGATCATGCTGGGCACAAACGACTGCAAAGCGCGGTTTGCCTGTGACTCCTACCAGATCGCGCAGGGCATTGCGCGGCTGACCAAAAAGGCGCTGCAGACCGAGTGCTGGCGCGACAACGCCCACCCCGATGTGCTGGTCATTGTGCCGCCGGTCATCACACCGGCATATGACAGGCTGATCTTCCGCGAGGAGATGGGCCCCGGCTGCCACGAGCGCTGCGCCGGCATTGCCGCCCGCCTTGCGCCGATGCTGCAGGGCCTGCCCGGCGTGCGCTTTCTGGACGCCAACACCCTGCCCGGCGCGGTATGCTCGCCGGTGGACGGCATGCACATGACAAAGGAAGCCCACAGGGCGCTGGCGCAGGGGCTGTACAATCTGCTGACCGGCAGCGCCCCCGCCGCCCATTGACCGCATTATTTGCTTGAGAAAGGACCCCGAGAACCATGGTAGAACAGAGCTTTTGGGAGATGCTGCGCACCAAGCGCGACAGCCTGACAAAATCAGGCGGCATCGTGGCCGATTATCTTGTCCAGCACGCTGAGGACGCCCAGTATCTTTCCATTTCCTCGCTGGCAAAGGCCTGCGGCGTGGCCGAGGCAACGATCTTTCGGTTCTGCCGCTCGCTGGGCTTTGATGGCTACAACGAAATGAAGATCGCGCTGGCGAAGGCTACCGCGACCGCGATGCCGGTCGCGCTCAAGCTGGAGCCGGGTGTGGACACCCAGACGCTGGTCACCCACGCCTACAACACCGCCGTGGAGGCGCTGAACGGCACCCGCAGCGTGCTGGACCCCGACGCCATCGACCACGCCGCCACGCTGCTGCAGCGCGCGCGTCAGGTATACTGCCTTGGTCAGGGCGGCAGTCAGGTGCTGGCGGAGGACATCTGGGCGCGCTTCTCGATGATCTCGACCAAGTTCCGCACGGCGGGCGACAGCCACATGCAGGCCATCACGGCCAGCCTGATGGGCCCCGAGGATGTGCTGCTCTTCGTCTCCTACTCCGGCTCGACCCGCGACATGATGGACACGCTGCGCCTCGCCAAGGAGAACGGTGCCAAGGTCATCCTGATCACCCACTACGATGACGCCCCCGGCGCCGCACTGGCCGATGTCGTGCTGCTCTGCGGCGCGCAGGAGAACCCGCTTGACTCGGGCAGCATCCCCGCCAAGCTGGCGATGCTTTTTGTCGCAAATGTGCTGGTCCTGCGCTACACCCTTGACAATCAGGAGCTTGCCAACCTCTCGCTCTCCCGCACCAGTCAGGCGCTGGGCAGCAAGCTGCTTTGACGGATGCCCTTCCTCCAAAAAAAAATTGCAAGCCGGCGATCTGCCGGCTTGCAATTTTTTATTTTCTCGCCTTGCCCTGCCTTTTACTGCCCGGCCAGCGCGATCTGCTCGCGGGTGATGGGCAGCTCATAGAACCGCTTGTGGGTGGCGTGGTAGATCGCATCGGCCACGGCGGGCAGCGGGGTATTGATGACCACCTCGCCGATGCTCTTGGCACCGAAGGGGCCGGTGCCCTCGTAGCTGCTCTCAAACACGACATGGATATGCCCGATGTCGTTGCGCGCCGGGATCTTGTACTGCATCAGCGAGTTTTCCTGCGGCATGCCGCGGTCATCGTAGGTGACATTCTCGGTCAGCGCCATACCGATGCCCTGCAGGATGCCGCCCTCGGCCTGCACCCGCGCAAGGTTCGGGTTGACCGGTGTGCCGCAGTCAACAGCCGCCTCATAGCGGATGACCTGCGCCTCGCCGGTTTCCAGATCGACCTCGACCTCGGCCGCGCCCACCATGAACGGCGGGGGCGAGATCTCCGAGCTGTGGGTCACGACTGCCTCCAGCGCCGTATTGCTGCCGCACTGGGAGGCTGCGGCGATCTGCGCCAGCGTGGCGCGCTGCGTGCCGTCCTCGCTCGTCACGGCATCGCCCGCAAAGACGACCGCACGCTCGTCAAGGCCCAACAGCCCCGCGCCGACCTGACAGATCTTCTGCTTGAGCTGCTCGGCGCACTGCTCAACCGCCTTGCCGGTGACATAGGTCGTGCTGGATGCGTAGGAGCCGGAATCGTAGGGCGAGGAATCGGTGTCCGCGCCGAGGACCGTCACATTGTCGAGCGGGCACTCCAGCACCTCGGCGGCAATCTGCGCCAGAATCGTGTCGCAGCCGGTGCCCATGTCGGCTGCACCGATCGAGAGGGTGTAGAACCCGTCATCGTTGATCTTCAGGCTGGCGCTGCCCACATCCACACTCGTGATGCCGGAGCCCTGCATCGCCATGCCCATGCCCACGGCGCGCACCTTGCCGTTGCCCATGTCGCGCACGGGGTATTTTTCGTCCCAGCCGATGTTGTCATGCACGGCCTGCAGGCAGCGGTCCAGCGCGCAGCTGGTGTTGACCTGCCCGTAGTAGGCGGGCATCACATCGCCCTCGCGGATGATGTTGCGCTGGCGGATCACAAACGGGTCAATGCCCAGTCTGTCGGCCAGCTCATTGACGGCGGACTCCACCGCAAACAGGCCTTGGGTCGCGCCGTAGCCGCGGTAAGCGCCCGAGGACATGTGGTTCGTGTAGACGACATCACTGACAAAGCGGAACGCCTCGGCCTTGCCGTAGAGCGGGATGGATTTGTGGCCGGACAGGCCCACCGTTGTGGGGCCATGCTCGCCGTAGGCACCGGTGTTGGACAGGGTGTAGAGGTCGATGCCCCTGACGATGCCGTCCTTTGTCGCACCGAGGCGGACATGCAGCTCCATCTCATGGCGCGGGGTGGAGGCGATCTGGCTCTCGTACCGGCTGAAGATGATCTTGCTGGGCTTTTTGGTTTTCCATGTCACAAAGGCGGGGTAGACCTCGCAGACCGAGGTCTGCTTGGCGCCGAAGCCGCCGCCGATGCGGGGCTTGGCCACCCGGATCATCGACTTGGGGATGTGCAGTGCATTGGCCAGAATCCGGCGGCAGTGGAAAACGATCTGGGTCGAGCTGAGGACATTCAGCCGCCCGTAGGCATCTATGCTGCAGTAGGTGCGGAAGGTCTCCATCATGGCCTGCTGGCAGGCGCGGGTGTGGTATGTATGGTCGATGACGACATCGCACCCCGCCAGCACCGCCTCAATATCGCCCGCCCCGCTCTCATCGTGGGCGCACAGGTTGCGCTTGTTGTCGGCCCCGACCGGTGCCAGCGACTCCCAGTTTTCCTCCGGGTGGACAAGGACGGGGTTATCCAGCGCCGTGTGGTAGTCCAGCACGGCGGGCAGGACCTCATACCTGACCTTGATGAGCTTCATCGCCTTATCGACGCATTTTTCATCCTTGCCGGCCAAAATTGCGACAACATCCCCCGCAAAGCGGACATGGCGGTCAATGACAAGCCGGTCATAGGGGCTCGGCTCGGGGTAGGTCTGGCCCGCCTGGGTGTAGCGGCGGCCCTGCTGGTCCACATCCTTCCATGTGTAGATCGCCTCGATGCCCGGCACCAGCAGGGCACGGCTTGTGTCGATCTCCTGCACGATGGCGTTGGCATGGGGGGAGCGCAGCAGCTTTACGATCAGGCAGTCCTGCGGGATGACATCATCCATGTAGACGGGCTGGCCGGTCACAAGCTGCATGGCGTCCTTTTTGCGCATGGACTGGTTCACGGTTTTCATTGGGCAGCCTCCTTCCCCTTTTTCCACGCTAAAAAGTTCAAAATGCCCCGCAGCTGGCCCTCATAGCCGGAGCAGCGGCAGAGGTTGCCGGCCAGATACTCCTTGATTTCATCCTCGCCGGGGTCGGGGTTTTCCCGGAAAAGCGCCAGCGCATTCATAATAAAGCCCGGGTTGCAGAAGCCGCACTGCTCCGCACCCTGATCGGCGATAAAGGCGCCGAACTCGGCAGCCTCCTCCTGCAGCCCCTCCAGCGTGGTGACGCTGCGGCCGTTGACCCGCGCCGCCAGCACCGAGCAGGACAGCACCGGCTTTTCATCAAGAAAGACCGTGCAAAGGCCGCAGTTGGCGGTCTCGCAGCCGCGCTTGACGCTCTTGCAGCCGAGGCTGCGCACAAGGTCCAGCAGCACGGTGTCAGCCGCGATTTCGGCGGTGACTTTTTTATGATTTAAGGTAAATGTGATCTGCATGGTATACCTCCGTCAATTTTCCAGCGCGGCCACGGCACGCCGGACCAGCACGCCGGTCAGGTGGGTGCGGTACTCGGCACTGCCGCGCAGGTTGCTGCCGGTCTTGACGGCTGCCTGCACGGCGGCGGGCATCTGCGCCGGGTCGCAGTCCGGCGTGACAAGCACGGCTTTCATCGGGCGCGCGCCGATGGCAAAGCGGTACTGCCCCTGCGCCGTGCGGGCGGCCGCACAGGTCAGGATCGGGAAATCGGTCTGGGTCGCGCGCACCGACTGGTACTGCACCTTCAGCCCCGGCGTCTTGCGCAGGCAGATGTGGGTCAGAATATCGCGGTCATAGGGCATCGCGGCAAACTGCGCCAGCGGCATCCGGCCCGCCCTGTACAGCTCGACCTCGCAGTCCAGCGCCAAAAACAGCGTCAGCACATCGGAAAAGCCGAACCGGCCATAGATGCTGCCGCCCACCGTGGCGCAGTTGCGGAACTGCACGCCGACAATGTGGCGCACAGCCTCCCGCACAGCCCCCGCGGTGTAGGCATTCAGGGCGGCGTTCGTTTCCAGATCGCGCAGCGTTGCCATAGCGCCGATGATGATCTCGGTGTCAGTCTCCTCGATCGTATCCAGCCCCAAGGCCGACAGGTCGATGGCCGTGCCGACATTGATCTTTTCCATCTTGAGCCAGAGCATACCGCCCAGCACGCGGTTGGGCTTTTTCTGGTTCAGCTGCCATGCCTCCTCCAGCGTGGCGGGGCGGGCATATTCGCGTATCGTCATCATGGGTCAATCTCCGTTTTTTCTGTTTTGGGCGAAAAAATCACACTTTTCGTGGATAGGTACTTTTATTCTACCATAAAATCTGGTATAATACCGTTGTTGTTTTAAAAATACAACGATATTTTTTATTGCATGAGGGAAGAAGATTCATGAAAATGACCAAAATGACCGCTCTGCTGCTGGCCGCCGCCATGGCGCTGACCGCCTGCGGCAGCACCGCCGCCGTAAGCAGCGAGGCCGCCGCCTCCGCCACCGCTGCCCCCGAGGTCACCGCCAGCCCCGAGGAGGCTGCCGCTGCACCCACTGCCGCCGATACCGCCGTCACCTACCCGCTGACCGTCACCGACCAGCTGGGCCGCGAGGTCACCATCGAGACCGAGCCCAAGACGCTGGCCAGCGGCTACTACATCTCCACCAGCCTGCTCATCGCCCTCGGCGTGCAGGACGAGCTGGTCGGCGTCGAGGCCAAGGCCGACAAGCGCACGATCTACAGCCTCTCCGCACCTGAGCTGCAGAGCCTGCCCAGCATCGGCACCGCCAAGGAGTTTGACCTTGAGGGCTGCGCCGCGCTGACCCCCGACCTTGTCATCGTGCCCGCCAAGCTGAAGGATTCCATCCCCCAGATGGAGGAGCTGGGCCTGACCGTGCTGGCCGTCAAGCCGGAGAATCAGGACAAGCTGTACGGTGCCATCGACCTGCTGGCACAGGCCACCAACACCGTTGCCCGCGGTGAGGCGCTGAAGTCCGCGATCGAGGACAACCTGCTCAGCCTGCGCGAGGCCATCGGCGATGCCGAGGCCCCCACCGTCTACATGGCCGGCAACAGCTCTGTGCTGCAGACCGCCGGCCCCGCCATGTACCAGAACTATATGATCGAGAACGCCGGCGGTCTCAACGCCGCCGCCAGTGTCGAGGACACCTACTGGGCCGAGGTCTCCTATGAGCAGGTGCTGGACTGGGACCCCGACTACATCATTCTGGCGTCCGATGCCGACTATGATGTCGATTCCGTCCTGAACGATGCCGCACTGGCCGACTGCACCGCCGTCAAGGAGGGCCATGTCTACCAGCTGCCCCACGCCATCGAGGCTGTGGACTCCCCCGTGCCCGGCAGCTTCCTGGGCAGCGTCTATCTGGGCAGTGTGCTGCATCCCGAGCAGGTGAGTGAGCAGTTCTACCATGACTGCGCCGATGCCTTCTACTCGGCCTACTACGGCTTCACCCCTGCCTCCTATGAATAACCGCAAGCGCACGGCGCTGTGCCTTCTGGGCGCAGCGCTCTGCGTTTTTATGGCTTTTGGTGCGGCCCTTGCGCTGGGCCGCTACCCCATAACACCGGCAGCGCTGCTGGCCGGTGATGCCATGGCGGTGCGCACCTTCACCGTGCTGCGGCTGCCCCGCGCCGTCATGGCGCTGGTCGGCGGCTTTGGGCTGGGGGCGGCCGGCTTTGTCTACCAGACCGTATTCCGCAACCCGCTGGCAAGCCCCGACATCATCGGCGTATCCTCGGGGGCCAGTGTCGGCGCGGCGTTCGCCATCCTGTTCGTATCGTCAGGGGCGCTGTCCACCACGGTCTGCGCCTTTGCGGGCGGGCTGGCGGCGGTGTTCCTCTCGCTGGGGCTGGCCGCCGCCGCGCCGGGGCGCAGCAAAATGTCGCTGGTGCTGGCGGGCATCGCCGTCCACGCGCTGGCCCAGACGCTGCTGATGCTGCTCAAGCTGACCGCCGACCCCGAGAAGGAGCTGGCCAGCATCGAGTATTGGATCATGGGCAGTCTGGCCGCCGTGACCCGCAGCCGGGTGTGGTTCCCGGTGCCGGTCGTGCTGGTCTGCTGCGCGGCGATCTTTGCGCTGCACCGGCAGGCGCTGCTGCTCTCGATCGAGGAGGGCGAGGCCCGGCTGCTCGGCGTGCGGGTGGGTGCGATGCGCCTGCTGCTGCTGACGCTTGCCACCATGACGGTCGCTGCCGTTGTCAGCGTGACGGGGCTTATCAGCTTTGTCGGGCTGCTGGCCCCCCACAGCGCCCGCCTGCTGGCGGGGCACAACCGGCGCTCGGCCTGCCTGCTGAGCGGGCTGCTGGGCAGCGCCCTGCTGCTGGCGGCCGACACGCTGGCCAAGACGGCAGCCTCCACTGAGCTGCCGGTCAGCATCTTTACCTCGCTGCTGGGCGTACCGTTTCTGCTTTATCTGATCCTGCGGCCGGGGAGGGATGCGTCATGATGCCACAAGCCACGCCCCCGCCCGTGGGGCTTTGCGTGCAGGACCTCACCGTGCAGTACGGCACAGCGGCCGTGCTGCAAGGAGTCAGCTTTTCTGTCCCGGTCTCCGGACAGCTGATCGGTCTGCTGGGGGTGAACGGCAGCGGCAAGACCACACTGCTCAAGGCCGCCGCCGGGCTGCTGCCCCACACCGGGCAGTGCCTTCTGAACGGCGTCCCGCTGGAGAGCCTGTCCACCCGCAGGCTGGCGCAGACCGTCAGCTATATCCCGCAGCAGAGCGGCATCTCGGTCTCGCTCTCGGCGCGGGAGGTCGTGCTTATGGGCTTCAACCCGCGGCTGGGGGTCCTGCAAAGCCCCACCGCCGCCATGCGCGCCGCTGCGGACGAGGCCCTGCGCACCGTAGGTCTGGCCGACAAGGCCGGGCAGGACTACCTGACGCTGAGCGGCGGCGAGAAGCAGCTCTGTATTCTGGCGCGCACGATTGCCGAGGATGCGCCGCTGCTTTTGCTGGACGAGCCGGACAGTGCGCTTGACCTTGCGAACCGCAGCCGAATGACCGCGCTGCTGGCGCAGCTGGTCCACACCGGCGGCAAGACCGCGCTGGTCTGCCTGCACGACCCCGCGCTGGCGCTGGACAGCTGTGATATACTGGTGGTATTGCAGGGCGGCGGGGTCGCGGCGGTGCTGCACCCCAGAACCGACCCGCCTGCCGTGCTGCAAGCAGCCCTTGCCGCCGTGTACGGCCCGCTGGAGCTGCTGCCCGTTACCGACTGCCGGGGCCGACGCCGTCTGGCCCTGCTGCCGCTGTGAGGTGATACCATGAAACCTGCTTTGCGCGTAATGCTCTGCGATGATGCAGGCGAACGCTTTTTTGGCGAGGGGCCCTGCCGCCTGCTCCACCTGATCGAGGAGACCGGCTCGCTGCGCAGCGCAGCGGCGCAGATGGGGCTTTCCTACTCCAAGGCGCTGCGGCTTGTGCAGCACGCCGAAAAAGAACTGGGCTTTGCCCTGACCTGCAAGACCATCGGCGGGCGGGGCGGCGGAGGCAGCACCCTGACCGCCGAGGCCCGCCAATTTTTAGAAAGGTATGAGGCCTACCGTGATGCCTGTGTACAGACCAGCCGCGAGCTCTATTCTGCGTTCTTTTCTGGCCAGCGGTAAGCGCCATCTGCTGCTGACCGGCGGGCGCGGCAGCGGCAAAACAACGCTTCTGCGCGCACTTATGCCATCCCTCTGCCCCGATGCCCCGATGCTTCTCACCGCTGCTGTCCCGGGCAGATGGGTCGAGATGCGCGATACAGCCGCCGGGGCAGCGGCGGTCATCGGCAGGTTTGATGCCGCCCTGCCCCCCGGTGAAAACCGGATGCGCCCCGTGCCGGCCGGCTTTGCCGCCGTGGGACTGCCCGCCCTGCAGCGGATGGCGGCGGCCGGCGGCTGGGCCGTGCTGGACGAGCTTGGCTATCTGGAGAGCGGCTGCGCGGATTTTCAACAAAGCGTGCTGGATCTGTTGAAGGTCTGCCGCGTTCTCGCGGTCGTCCGCAAGCAGGACACCCCGTTCCTGCGCGCGCTCTGCGCCGACCCGGACGCCTTTGTGTACGATTTGGACTGCCCTGTGCCGCCGCTGGGCTGCATCGTCATGGCCTCGGGGCTGGGGCGGCGGTTCGGCGGCAACAAGCTGATGGCCGAGCTGAACGGCCGGCCGCTGGCTGCCCATGCGCTGGCGCTGGCCGCCGCGCCGGTGTTTGCCGGGCGCATTGCCGTGACCCGCTCGGCCGAGGTCGAGGCCCTCTGCCGTGCAGGGGGCTTCCCCGTGCTGCGCCATGCCGAGCCACGCCGCAGCGATACGGTGCGCCTTGGCCTGACCGCGCTGCTGGCGCAGCAGCCCGACCTGCAGGGGTGTGTGTTTCTGCCGGGGGACCAGCCCTGCCTGACCCGCCAGACGCTGGAGGCGCTGGCGATCGGTGCCGCGCCGGACACGATCCGGCGGCCGGCCGCACCCGACGGCACACCGGGCAGCCCTGTGCTGTTCGGGCGGGATTATTTTGCTGCCCTCCTTCACCTGCCGGATGGCAGCGGCGGCAGCGCCGTGCTGCGCGCCCACCCGCAGGCGATCCGCCTGCTGCCCACCCCCGCCGCCGAGCTGCGGGACATCGACACCCGCAGCGACCTTGAGGCGCTGCGCGGGGGCAAGGGGTAAATGCCGCATTTTTGCTTTATTGCCCGCCGTTTTTCCACAAACAAGCGCCCCGGATGTTGAAACTCTCAGCATCCGGGGCGCATCTTTATTCTTACTCTTTTTCCGGCAGGGGGATCACGGTGTTGTCCCGCTCGGTATAACTGCCGCCGCCCATGTGGGGGCGGACAAAGGGGACGCCGTTGCGGACATAGAAGGTGTTCTCCACTATCCGTGCGTCCGGGTTTTCGGAGGGGCTGATCGTGCCGCCCAGATCGTCATAGCTGACATTGCGGCGGAAGGTGTTGTGAATGGCCTCCTG
Protein-coding sequences here:
- a CDS encoding sugar ABC transporter permease; this translates as MSRALVRQETIAGYLFLLPSLIFFVGFVIYPMFMCVFTSFFDSTMNRADVFVGLANYVELFGDKVFLGALRNTLIIVIVSVPITCIFSLWVASAIVNMPPWATSLFRVIFYLPVVTGSVAVTVVWKWMFNNYYGIFNYLGKSMGLLDQNINWLGDPRYALGCIILILLTTSVGQPIVLYVSALGNVDQSLVEAAEVDGATKLQAFWKIKWPQVMPTTLYILVITTINSFQCFALIQLLTSGGPKHATDTIMYYIYYTAFKLYRYGYGNAMGVILAIMIAVLSAVQFKVTQSNE
- a CDS encoding extracellular solute-binding protein gives rise to the protein MKKQVSAILAAGMAASLLVGCGGAASSAASSTAESTSTAASSEAAATTEAGQAADITLWTYPIGKWGDSESVDTLLADFNAKYPDIHVTVEYLDYTNGDDQVNTAIEGGSAPDLVMEGPERLVANWGAKGLMVDLSDLWTDDQKADISASVEAACKDSSGAYYEFPLCMTAHCMAINKTVFEAAGAMQYVDAENHTWTTENFLKAVQAVYDSGKTDVGAIYCSGQGGDQGTRALVNNLYGGTFTDDAHSKYTADSAENVKALEALKAQDGINFDASINGGEEITLFRNGTLQMAFCWNIAQQKNEDNGPAGTTNSGDEILFMGFPSESGKPALQGGIWGFGIFNNGDENKIAAAKTFINFMANSEETAKAVKTSSYFSVKNSLSDLYADDEIMNEYQKLMPYLGDYYQVTPGWAEARTAWWNMLQQVGADEDVTTAVTEFCTTANAAASAS
- a CDS encoding GDSL-type esterase/lipase family protein, encoding MTYENITARQVLCFGDSNTYGYDPVRDGRYGPDERYPMVLQSLLGPGWAVAEEGLPGRTAVFDDPITEGMNGLRLINPILMSHAPLDTVTIMLGTNDCKARFACDSYQIAQGIARLTKKALQTECWRDNAHPDVLVIVPPVITPAYDRLIFREEMGPGCHERCAGIAARLAPMLQGLPGVRFLDANTLPGAVCSPVDGMHMTKEAHRALAQGLYNLLTGSAPAAH
- a CDS encoding MurR/RpiR family transcriptional regulator produces the protein MVEQSFWEMLRTKRDSLTKSGGIVADYLVQHAEDAQYLSISSLAKACGVAEATIFRFCRSLGFDGYNEMKIALAKATATAMPVALKLEPGVDTQTLVTHAYNTAVEALNGTRSVLDPDAIDHAATLLQRARQVYCLGQGGSQVLAEDIWARFSMISTKFRTAGDSHMQAITASLMGPEDVLLFVSYSGSTRDMMDTLRLAKENGAKVILITHYDDAPGAALADVVLLCGAQENPLDSGSIPAKLAMLFVANVLVLRYTLDNQELANLSLSRTSQALGSKLL
- a CDS encoding molybdopterin-dependent oxidoreductase, with protein sequence MKTVNQSMRKKDAMQLVTGQPVYMDDVIPQDCLIVKLLRSPHANAIVQEIDTSRALLVPGIEAIYTWKDVDQQGRRYTQAGQTYPEPSPYDRLVIDRHVRFAGDVVAILAGKDEKCVDKAMKLIKVRYEVLPAVLDYHTALDNPVLVHPEENWESLAPVGADNKRNLCAHDESGAGDIEAVLAGCDVVIDHTYHTRACQQAMMETFRTYCSIDAYGRLNVLSSTQIVFHCRRILANALHIPKSMIRVAKPRIGGGFGAKQTSVCEVYPAFVTWKTKKPSKIIFSRYESQIASTPRHEMELHVRLGATKDGIVRGIDLYTLSNTGAYGEHGPTTVGLSGHKSIPLYGKAEAFRFVSDVVYTNHMSSGAYRGYGATQGLFAVESAVNELADRLGIDPFVIRQRNIIREGDVMPAYYGQVNTSCALDRCLQAVHDNIGWDEKYPVRDMGNGKVRAVGMGMAMQGSGITSVDVGSASLKINDDGFYTLSIGAADMGTGCDTILAQIAAEVLECPLDNVTVLGADTDSSPYDSGSYASSTTYVTGKAVEQCAEQLKQKICQVGAGLLGLDERAVVFAGDAVTSEDGTQRATLAQIAAASQCGSNTALEAVVTHSSEISPPPFMVGAAEVEVDLETGEAQVIRYEAAVDCGTPVNPNLARVQAEGGILQGIGMALTENVTYDDRGMPQENSLMQYKIPARNDIGHIHVVFESSYEGTGPFGAKSIGEVVINTPLPAVADAIYHATHKRFYELPITREQIALAGQ
- a CDS encoding (2Fe-2S)-binding protein, with protein sequence MQITFTLNHKKVTAEIAADTVLLDLVRSLGCKSVKRGCETANCGLCTVFLDEKPVLSCSVLAARVNGRSVTTLEGLQEEAAEFGAFIADQGAEQCGFCNPGFIMNALALFRENPDPGEDEIKEYLAGNLCRCSGYEGQLRGILNFLAWKKGKEAAQ
- a CDS encoding FAD binding domain-containing protein; amino-acid sequence: MMTIREYARPATLEEAWQLNQKKPNRVLGGMLWLKMEKINVGTAIDLSALGLDTIEETDTEIIIGAMATLRDLETNAALNAYTAGAVREAVRHIVGVQFRNCATVGGSIYGRFGFSDVLTLFLALDCEVELYRAGRMPLAQFAAMPYDRDILTHICLRKTPGLKVQYQSVRATQTDFPILTCAAARTAQGQYRFAIGARPMKAVLVTPDCDPAQMPAAVQAAVKTGSNLRGSAEYRTHLTGVLVRRAVAALEN
- a CDS encoding ABC transporter substrate-binding protein is translated as MKMTKMTALLLAAAMALTACGSTAAVSSEAAASATAAPEVTASPEEAAAAPTAADTAVTYPLTVTDQLGREVTIETEPKTLASGYYISTSLLIALGVQDELVGVEAKADKRTIYSLSAPELQSLPSIGTAKEFDLEGCAALTPDLVIVPAKLKDSIPQMEELGLTVLAVKPENQDKLYGAIDLLAQATNTVARGEALKSAIEDNLLSLREAIGDAEAPTVYMAGNSSVLQTAGPAMYQNYMIENAGGLNAAASVEDTYWAEVSYEQVLDWDPDYIILASDADYDVDSVLNDAALADCTAVKEGHVYQLPHAIEAVDSPVPGSFLGSVYLGSVLHPEQVSEQFYHDCADAFYSAYYGFTPASYE